aaaataaaaagatttaggGGCGAAGTCAAATATTTTGTgttgaaaattgtaaaaagagaGAGTTAAAATTAGTATATTGGACTATCCATATTAGAGAGGCATTAAAACTACAATTATACCATTTAATAAGGGGGTCAGAGTCCAAGACTCCCACCCGCCCTTGATACCGTGACTCCATTATGATTCAAGTATTTtagaagaatatatatatatatactgttAGCATCTGATCATAATGAGGTTAGAACTTAGAagatatatcaaattattatttgattgagAAAGGAAGGGATACATCATACATGCAAGAAGTTTGATTGTGTGCATATGTAAAGAATCAAATGGagttttagttaaataatatttgatagcAAGTGTATTATATTGTAGGTATGAGAACTTGAGTATGAGTTCAAGAAATTTCATTTCTCtcccaattataaaaaaatgttgaagttgAAGGTTTAAACATTATGGTGTCAAATCCAAATCTCATTATGTatgagttttatttaaaatatctaaaaaatattctcataattatataatttactttgtaaaaGCATGATTTATTAATTCGATTGTTGAGTGACCCCAATACAATTAAACTAAATAACGGTATAGTATGCCcagttttcatttttgttttcttccttgGATACTAGAAATTatactataaaattaaatttggtgTAAAGTTTTTTTGGGAGATTATGTTTTAtcaaaagaatttaataatatttggtacactaTCAGTGGAGTTTTAAACTCTACAAATAGAGTCAAGAGGTTGACAAGTGTCCtataagatataataaaatattatcaaaataaatattaaaaaaaaagatacaaaactaatttttaagcttgtttatggaataaaaaaagaatacatTGCAGTGTacttaatactaacttttttttttcttgatttcgGATTAtgaaaattaggaatttttaaTACACTTCCATGCATGCGCAAAATATGTGTACGCTTCTAGGATGATTAGTTCAATTGCTTTTTTTCCCTTCTCAAGGTAGTTTAAACACCCTTTTTAACTTTGCAAATGAATACGACGGAACAGGAGAGAAGCAATATGTGGTAGCTcaaaggaaaattaattaaaatacaaggtatcttaaattattaatagaaaaaatagggTCGAAAATCAGTTAAATAAGCCACATTCAGCAGGTGGCGTTAGAAACGAATGCAATAGCATAGCATGAAGAGCAATCAGCCTTTTTAAGATTTTCAGCAGATTGACTGCTCATCATGTTATatcattccattccattcacATCTAATAGAGCTTCAATGATTATCGCCAGCTCCTTAAAAGCTGCCGGCGCCTGCGAATGCCGGTGCCCAGTAATCAGCACCATTACAATCACTTTCAACTGGATGAGTGAAAGATACTGGAACCAAGCACAGCCCTCTACTCCTCAAGTTCTTTGGTTTTTCCtgttatataaatataattatcaaaaccaaaagaaaaacacacacacacagtaTGATGGCGGCAATGATGATGTTAGTGAtgataaatacttttaaaaaacaatatagAAATGGGAATGaaaaagggaaagggaaaggaGGAAAAAGCATTAATTAGAACTACTATATATCTTCAACTCCTTTTCTATATACTAGTTTAATGCACTTCCAAATCATGCTTATGAATAacttttattcacttaaaaaagTGTTTTAAAGATGATATCCGGAACCTTGTTCTTTCAATGCTTTccttttatgaataaaatagtaAACACATGTACAAACCCACCTATCCCCCTACTTTGCTTTTGCTAGGTGTTTGATCCAATAAAAGCATACCTTTCCTTTCACCTCAGGAAAATCTAATTTACCCaccaatttattatttacttgttagatttgttaattgttataggcaaatatgttaaagatttatttgtttatcatcTTTGAAATTCTTTTACTAATGTATCTAGTTAATTTATCTCTAACTACTTATATAAGTATTTACTATCACTTGCCATAGTTGCATTGACATTGGGAAAGGAATACATGGATAGGTATGGGTACACTTACAGATTGTTGGTTTGTCACGCCTGGAGATGCAGTACCCAAGTAAGGGGAGCTAAGAGCCTGCGTTTAAAGTGGGGGGAAAAAAggaattaatgttttttttttttttatgacttCCACGACTAAAGAATAAAGATGAggtttttaagagaaaaagCATGAATTATCGAAACTTGAAAAACTACATGCTTTAACCCCTCACTTATTTCTGAGCAGCTTGGGAGTAGGGCAGAAagtgttaaaaaagaaaagagtgtGGAAGAAACATCACCTCAATTTGATCCTGAAGGAATCTGATATACCCAATAACTTCTAACAACACAGAAGCAGTGTCAGTCTGCAAAAAGAGCACACAATCCCCCCCCCCCCATATCATCTTTCAAACCCTTCTTTAATGTTAAAAGAGAATAAAGCCACtacatacaaaataataataataataataaagaaaggAGTTGAAGGGGAAAGTCCATTCAACTTTGATGATCAATGCAGTACcgcaaaattcatattttaaatagataatGGAATCAAAGCAATTCCTTTATgggttttattataaattaataggTACTGTTTTTTGTGTAATATTCTGTACCAGCTTGTTCCTCGTTTGTTCAGTTTCTGTGGTTATATTGAAGAAGAAGGTTTAAGGGAATTTTTCGTTTTTAGTTCTTACCTTTCCAAATGGGGAAACTAACTGGTGAAGTGCTGTTATTCTATCTCCTAGCTTCTCTTTTCTCACCTGGAAAAGATAGATTTAGCAGAAACATAcagggaaaaaaaaattcagcaaaTACTCAATAATGTTAATTGTTTATGTTGCTGTTTTTGACCTTTTAATAATGTGGTAGCAAGTAATAGCTGAAAAAGAAATACGACATGCTTGAAATTAGACAATAAAGAGAAAGTGAGATAGCAAACAAAGAAAGATTCTGTGTTACCTTTAGAGGTGGTTGGCTTGAAGTTGAAGATGGCTGAACCCTAGCCTTCTTGAACCGCCCACCTGCGACTATGCTGTTACACTTTTGCCAAAggacaaaaaaagaagaaaaagaagaaatgagaAAACCCAGAGAATAAACGAAGGCAATTTTGTCTGCCAAATAAATGCAAGGCAGCAACGGCAGCAAAACAGAAGGGTTGtttagttttttgtttttctctttcttacCTTAGAAGAATGATCTAAACCAGGTTGATTAACAGTTGTTTCATGATCTGCCGCTTTGTAGGAAGACAAATCTATCATGTTACTACTTAAGCTAGTAATACAAGATCTAGGAGGGGAAACTGGCATGATTTGGGACCAAGCAGCTGCTGATGCTTGAAATTCATCATTGCCATGACCAAATATGTTGCTATTTTGAGTACCCTCTTGCTTTACGTCAACAACCGAAGGAACCCTTGGCGATGGGTTTAGGATTTGGCTTTCCCAAATTTCCAACTTTTTAGGCTGATAATGACTTGGTCCAAACCTTTCTTCTTCACCAGATAATCCTCCCCTACCCAACCACAATCATTACTTTATCAATTGCATTAGATTATATATGTGCTACACAAAGCTATCTTATTACCTAAGGTAACCAAACACaagcaaaataaagaaaaatattcgCGGATATATCAGAGAATTGCAAGAGGGAGAGATTCAATTTGTAAACAGCATTAATAAGGTAAAAAGGAATAACTGTCGTGAAAACCAGAAGTTGATATAGTTTGagaaagcttttttttttttaaaggtaaaGGCAAAAGATAACTGTAAACTAAGAGACCAAAGAAGTACGATTATGGATCAAGAAGCCCATGAAATTAGATTAAAGAGAGAGCAAAGCTGTAGCAGTAAGagtaacatgaaaaaaaaaaaaaaagtagagacGAAGTGGAGAGAGCTCACAGGAGTAGTTGGCTCCATGACTGTAGTGGTGGAAGCTCTTGATAATGATGATCAGGCAAAGAAGTAGGAAGAAGAGAAGTAGAAGTTCCAAGAACATACTGAGGGGGAAAGAGAGATGGGGTTATTGGAGTTAACAGATTAGAAGAATGCTGTTGCGAAGGTGGAACCATGCTAGGGTTTCCAGCTGCCATCATTTGTTTGCTTAATCGcactgttgttgttgttgttgatgatgatgatgagctGGCTACTCCAATTTTCATATGCCTCTTTGATCcttcaaattaaaaagaagcTCACCCCCACAACCAACAatactttttttctctttttacttTCTCTATGATCACTTTCCAAAGTTTCCTTTTGTTGATGCACTCAAACCAAACAGGCCACTTGCTTTGCTAAACTCATTTATATAAAGAACCATCTTCCTTCCCTGTTTGGCTTCTCAGAAAAAAAGGTGAGTCTATGGCATTGAAAGAAATTTTGATATCAAGGATGGGGTTTCTGTGATTTCCATTTGTTTCCTCCCTTCCCTTtccctttcttcttttatattctttggCTTTGCTAAGCTTTTTGCTTTATTATAGAGTGGGGCAGAAAAGCTGGTGGCCAGTATTTTCAGTCCTCAAAGCCTTAAACTATTTCCCActaccactttttttttttatttggagtGTTACCTGGggaattttgtttttgtggGGGGTCTTTGTAGGTTAAGGTGTATATATGATGCTTTTCTTAATGTCATCCAGTAATAagtattacttaaaatttatttaattaaattttgtatttaatacaTCAGTTTATTGAATTTTAGATAGTAATGCATtacttatatatttgtttattatttgaatgACAATTAATCGATGTTTAGTGATTGTATCATACTTTTTTCTATTATTGTGTAATCATTCCACTCACAAAAGCAAAACTAATACTTAGTCAGTAGTATCAACCCTAAACCCATAAATTCTAATAATTGATCTACTATTGGTATCAAAATGcctttctcttattttattgtttgggatttttttatCAGGGGCTGCTTGCTTCCTCTTTCGTATGCACAtggatatacatatataaatttttatagagAGAGAGATACTTATTCTGTATCAATTTCATCAACAAATTTTCAGCCTAACGGATGATTACCATAAATTTCTAGGAGCTATATGGAATATGGACAAGTGTCCACTATATaagatatatttaaaaaaaaaaaactcggaATGCTTTTTCTACAATATTAAGGTAGGGAATGGAGGTAAAGTTTAAATTGTGCCAAATGAGTGTCGATAAGAATTTTAACTATTGTTCCATTTAAATCAAGACAAAAGGACTTGAATGTTAACGTATAATATTTGAAGTAATATCTAAAATTTGGATCAATAAAATAACCGACaaattttagaaacttttagGAAAATCAGAATTGAATTATAAGCTCttgataaatcaaaatataatttataatttcttatttttaagggattaaataattttttatggtgtgaatatattaatttataattcaaattgaattacattttatttaaagagGTCAAAACGCCCTTAAATTGTATCTTTGAATAGAATGTTTTGTGATGAAATAATGAACATAGACGAAAATAAGTTTACCATGAATACGTATATACAGATAGGCGCACTTGGGGTAAACTCGTTTTTTATTATAATCAATATAGACAAGAAGGTCAATTCCTATCTATGGTATGGTGAAAGAATGTGTGTAATAAGTAATGTATAGGAAATTGagaatcttttattttttttaataaagacaACACATGCAATGCTTTAAACTGTACAATACATAGGTTTTAGGACTGATCCAACATCCATGAAGCCTACCATTTGAAAAccaaattattctaaaaaaatacgCTTCTTAAACCTAATTTACTTGCTCTATTTTTAGCATATCGAATTTTGAACAACACTAACCTCAAATGTCCTCTGTGAAATATtgctatatatacatatattgagACAGTTGGGGGGCTCCCAGTTTTCACTTTTCAGTCATGTAAGCTTGCTATCAACGAAATCAACCAGTGGTTGACCATAATTAACCACTGCTGTTTTTTAACCCCCAGTGTTTCACTTTCCAATGTTGTTCCTAATTTTAGTGCCGTACAATCACTTACCAATTCTTTAATGCTAGATTCTCAATTTCACTCGTAAAATAAGATTACAAACTACTTTATGGAATGGGAACGTGGGcttaaaataacaatatcaatGTCTTCTTCAACTTTTATACTGGAAATAATAAAGGGGATTGGTGGGTTTCTATTAAAACTATGGACCGTGTTGCTTTAGCtgttagagatatttttaatgaaatgatgGAATTGTCATTTTCAGAACTATGCTGGGTTTGAATTGTGACTTAAAGAGTCTAAACTCTAAACTTTGTTGAATAAAGACAGGCAAAATTATAGCTGTTCGTTACTGAATCAGACATACAGGTTCTGATTTAGACGATAGATTTGATCTTAGgggtttgaaatttttattttgaattctgctttattaaataaagtgaagtgaaattttaaaatgtcagaTTAAAAGTCCAATTCAAGTAAAGTTAGATTTCAGGGACCGGAACTCAAGCATCCGATCGTGTGTGGCGTGGATACCTACCCCTTTATTGCCCAAATAGGTTGGTCCAATTGGTAATTTGCGAAAGTAGCGTTTTGTTCAATTATCAATTAggcttatttataaaaaaaccattttaagAGTAAAAATGTAGAATTCAGCAACAAAAACTTTTTGTTCTTTATAATGGAACTTACGGaaaaaagatgtaaaagtttaaaccaacaaaaagaaaatgcgAAACACATTGATGGCCGCAAGGGTTGGGTTGACCCCACAGCTTTGCCAATCAAATCAGGGCCCTATTAAGCTTGTGAGCCTCACTCTTTTGTTCCATGCCCATGCCTTTTACCAGGTGACTCGCTAGGACAGCTACAAGGGCCCCGCCTACTCAGTTCACACATATTTTGaatgttaaaacttaaaatccttcatatatatataaatttatatccaTTTTAGGGTACCACTCCACCATATATgtcgtgtttttttttaatttaaaaatcaatattgtAAGAACATAATGAGCGTTTTATACTgtatttgttttattgaaaatattttttttttaatttggaaaaaattgtcaaacaaaaaaattattttgcacaaaattatccaaacactttttaaaaactattttcaataaatgaaaatattgtaaTGAAGAAGAACTGGTTAAAGGGctggtttttaaataattggCAGAAAATGTGAgcctaaacgggcctcgttaaATCCTGAAACAAAATGGGCCTCTTAGCCTTCCGAATAGCTACAACATTTCAATTAGgttgagttttaattttgagtgtatttttcaacattacaataatctatatataattatatatatactatagatagattttaaaataaaaaataaaattttacttatgtGTCATAATTCACTGCTTGCCACATGCACATATCTCTATAAATTACcataattttatagtttgaaGTTGAAAGCCAtagttatataaaaatttactgaaattcaatttaatggaataatatcatatttggtacttgaattttATCAAATCTTCTAATGTAGTACATCTATTTTGATAGTTGTACTTTTATATTGTTTATCTATGTAATACTGTTAATTTTGACATACTAAAACATGTGGCCGTATTGTAAGATGTCACgtgtcatttttatttcaaataatatagtggatcataaattaaatattcagGAGCTTATATGGATGGATAAATTGAATATTGTGCCTAATGAAGTTAAAACATTGCATTTTACAAATTGTAAAACATTTAATTGTTTCagtaaatgttatatttttatagtttatttataagttcaaattttgttattttttatttatgtaatcaTATATAATGACCTAACAtattgtatttataaaaaaacatattaaactacaaaactataaaaatagaaaataattgaaaatgataaagtttctacacaattataaaatgattttagttGTAGAATTAAACAAGTTAAAAgatccttaaatttttattgaacgttaaaaaagaagaaggttgaCACTATTAAactttcaataattaaaaaaacaactaattagggtgttttattaataaaattattattggtagAAACCGACATATGACATATTGATCTGGTAAAATGTTCAAATAATATgagttttgtattatttatagtAGGTTTTAGAAATTCtataagaagaagaaataagacTTACAATCTAGATgacatttataaatttgtatggttttatgatttttaataattatttatattttgtaatatttttataatattttgaatcatgtctaaaataaatttggataaataattgtttaaatttatttgaattcgaaTGTGTATCTgatgtgatttttttataatttttatatttgttgacATTTATGATTCCATATAAGTTTTTTAAGagcttaatttaactttttatcaACTTACCTAAAGGTTTTTTGGGGgctgattaaataaattttaacacaaaagGATAAGAAGTGAATATAAAgatacatataattttattttgaagataaaagatttatttaatatgaattattaagaaattaaaatttatatacgaGGTATACCGAcgtaaatataataatgatacatGGAATAAGATGACCCAAAACACAAATGAAGATTACAAATTATTGGTTTCTCTACACCAAAGATTGAGGGTTATATTTGGCTACAGGCCATTCCCCATTTATACCCAAACATGATTGTGGTGCAAGAAGACAAAATCAGCAGCTCATTAATTTTTACTCCTCACCAAACATAACAAGTTTCTCTGAGAGCACCTCATTCCTTGTTTGTAGTGAAAGAAAAACTGGCCGGCCCCCCAGCACCttatcattatatgtttttaCTCTTTCCCGCACTTACTTGCTAGCATTTCAGTCTATTTCAGGGATGGGGTTTAGGTCTAATAAGAACCATAAACTGATTAGTCCAGACCTTGTAGGCCTGTCTGTTCTGCAACTATGAAATTCTAGGCTCTTTTTCTTGTAACAGTCAACTTGTCCTGCTACTCCCCCAACACCCCAAACATTAACATTGTATTCGTGcatttgtgttttgttttgtataaattttcaGTAAGTTGAATAATTGCTGGTGTTgtgttttatattttcaattccAAGATTATCAATTCTACCATATTGACGAGTAATCGATATGTGATGGAAAATTCCGTCCATGAAAGATCATTTTGAGTTATCGCATTCCACCATTTGTTGATGAGGTCGGTAGCAGAAGAGACAAAGAAAAACAGCCAAAGCCATGTCATATTGGGGAAAATGAATTGGTGGGATTTGGGTATTCCATATCTAACCCAATTTTAAGGTTAGATTCTCTCATAAAAGATTTATTCAATACCCAAATAATGTAGAGGTAGGTGCTTTTGTCACTATTCTCTTCCAACTTTATCCCACACGCTACTTACTCACCACAAACATGTTACAGCAAAGAGAAACAGGGATGGAATAGGAGCAGAGAAGAAGAAATATCAGccatattttggttttgtttttccaTACCCAATTTGCCGGTTATTACATTCTGCGGATGTTAGATTTACATGGGGTTCTCATGCTATAATTATTACACACctaaaaactaatttatttggAAGTTGACACTATCCGATAATGCAATCCGTATATGTGGTTTATTTTGGCTGTAGTACATATATGTGTGCATGTATAAAATGTAGATTCCAGAGCTTCCATTTTCAGTGTGCAACTGAGATTAGGTTTCCATCGTTATCATAGTTTTAAGAACCCAAAGGGAATAAACACAATATctcatttaaaacttttaaccACTTTCCTCAATATTCCTTGCATGGGTTTCGTTGTTTGGTTTTTGTCATATaatatttgattgattttgCCATATCAAATGGTCAAAGTGTTATCAACATGGGTTAAGCAGAATATGTTGATGATCAATTCCCAAACCCTTTCTGTTACATTTTCATACGATTGGTCCAATCCATCTGCAAAAAATATTCCCAGATTTTAATGCATGACAGATCCATGTTTTTAATTTCCTATAATAATTCCTGATAGCTACCCCTCACCGGTGCCGTTTTAATATGAAACTTAAGACATTGCAAAtccttttcccttctttttccattt
This sequence is a window from Gossypium raimondii isolate GPD5lz chromosome 5, ASM2569854v1, whole genome shotgun sequence. Protein-coding genes within it:
- the LOC105770446 gene encoding transcription factor bHLH68 codes for the protein MKIGVASSSSSSTTTTTVRLSKQMMAAGNPSMVPPSQQHSSNLLTPITPSLFPPQYVLGTSTSLLPTSLPDHHYQELPPLQSWSQLLLGGLSGEEERFGPSHYQPKKLEIWESQILNPSPRVPSVVDVKQEGTQNSNIFGHGNDEFQASAAAWSQIMPVSPPRSCITSLSSNMIDLSSYKAADHETTVNQPGLDHSSKCNSIVAGGRFKKARVQPSSTSSQPPLKVRKEKLGDRITALHQLVSPFGKTDTASVLLEVIGYIRFLQDQIEALSSPYLGTASPGVTNQQSEKPKNLRSRGLCLVPVSFTHPVESDCNGADYWAPAFAGAGSF